A genomic window from Thunnus maccoyii chromosome 2, fThuMac1.1, whole genome shotgun sequence includes:
- the pdia2 gene encoding protein disulfide-isomerase A2: MRTRMLVSIALLGLLLWASCIQADDTDDDPQTESQEDTSKEETPGESVEEEDDDDETEEAPKKEKTTEIEEEKDVMVLHIYNFARALSENQYLLVEFYAPWCGHCKQLEPLYAEAAEKLKKEEPAIGLAKVDATEEKELAEEFDIGSFPTLKLFINGDREHPVDFTGKRSVEGIIQWLKRRTGPGASVLDTADSAAQFIDAHNISVVGFFDSLESEAAKVFKEVVMDMTDVEFAMTATPEVFQKYEVKDDAVVLFKKFDDGRADFALSEEGELDKSNLTAFIKQNSLALIIPFSQKTADKIFTSKITLHNLMFINSTVERQTALVEEFRTVAKEFKGKMLFITIDVTEDLAHVLTYFGVSADEAPTVRIINMETGKKFTIAAGDLSTNSLRQLCQEVVDGTAKPYYRTQKIPEDWNKGPVKVLVGENFESVALDQTKNVFVEFYAPWCGHCKELTPIWEQLGEKYDDHDDIIIAKMDATANEVESIDIQGFPTLKYFPAGGKEVVDYTGKRDLETMSKFLDDGGVLPKEESDEDDEDDEDEDDDDAEDAGDDDDDDESEEADESSEVPTNTTSKDEL, from the exons ATGAGGACGCGCATGCTTGTATCCATAGCTCTGCTGGGCCTGCTGCTGTGGGCCTCCTGCATCCAGGCCGACGACACAGACGATGACCCGCAGACAGAATCACAAGAAGACACATCAAAGGAAGAGACACCAGGAGAGTcggtggaggaggaggacgacgaCGATGAAACCGAAGAGGCgccaaagaaagagaaaacaaccgagatagaggaggagaaagatgtGATGGTTCTCCACATCTACAACTTTGCCAGAGCTCTCAGCGAGAACCAGTATTTATTGGTGGAGTTCT atgctcCATGGTGTGGCCACTGCAAGCAGCTGGAGCCTCTTTATGCCGAGGCTGCAGAGAAGCTGAAGAAGGAGGAACCAGCGATAGGTTTGGCCAAAGTGGACGCCACAGAGGAGAAGGAGCTGGCTGAGGAGTTTGACATCGGAAGCTTCCCTACTCTGAAACTGTTCATCAACGGAGACCGCGAGCATCCGGTCGATTTCAccg GTAAGAGGTCAGTAGAGGGAATAATCCAGTGGTTGAAGCGTCGTACAGGACCCGGTGCTTCAGTCCTCGACACTGCGGACTCTGCAGCTCAGTTCATCGATGCCCATAATATCTCTGTTGTAGGATTCTTTGAT AGTCTGGAAAGTGAGGCTGCTAAGGTGTTCAAAGAGGTTGTGATGGATATGACTGACGTGGAGTTTGCCATGACAGCAACTCCTGAGGTTTTCCAAAAGTATGAAGTGAAAGACGACGCAGTGGTGCTCTTTAAAAAG tTTGATGACGGCAGAGCAGACTTCGCGTTGTCAGAAGAGGGGGAGTTGGACAAAAGCAATCTGACTGCCTTCATCAAGCAGAACAGTCTGGCGCTCATCATCCCGTTCAGTCAGAAG acgGCAGATAAGATCTTCACCTCCAAAATCACCCTGCACAACCTGATGTTCATCAACTCCACCGTGGAGCGGCAGACAGCCCTGGTGGAGGAATTCAGGACTGTTGCCAAGGAGTTCAAGGGCAAG ATGCTGTTCATTACGATCGACGTGACAGAAGATCTGGCTCATGTGTTGACGTACTTCGGCGTGTCCGCGGATGAAGCCCCCACTGTACGCATCATCAACATGGAGACAGGGAAGAAATTCACCATCGCCGCCGGGGATCTCTCAACTAATTCACTGCGACAGCTGTGTCAGGAGGTCGTTGACGGCACTGccaag CCCTACTATCGGACTCAGAAGATCCCGGAGGACTGGAATAAAGGCCCCGTCAAAGTACTGGTGGGAGAGAATTTTGAGTCTGTTGCTCTGGACCAGACCAAGAACGTCTTTGTGGAGTTTT atgctcCATGGTGTGGACACTGTAAGGAGCTGACTCCCATCTGGGAACAGCTGGGTGAAAAGTACGACGaccatgatgacatcatcatagcCAAGATGGACGCCACAGCCAATGAGGTGGAGTCTATTGACATTCAAGGATTCCCCACGCTCAAATACTTCCCAGCTGGTGGCAAagag GTGGTCGACTACACTGGAAAAAGGGATCTGGAGACCATGTCAAAGTTCCTGGACGATGGAGGAGTGTTGCCCAAGGAGGAAAGTGATGAAGATGacgaagatgatgaagatgaggacgATGACGACGCTGAGGATGctggagatgatgatgatgatgatgagagcgag GAGGCGGATGAGTCTTCAGAGGTACCGACCAACACAACATCTAAAGATGAGCTGTGA
- the LOC121905910 gene encoding protein PERCC1 — protein sequence MAAGVIRNFLVQAPALDYFPLIFQHSPCKEDKEEKAVEKTEERDDEEEREEEDEEDEEDEDVASEAQEEEEECLEEVFLNPAHDALDVTKQLLRFADLISRDVQRYFGRCPGDQEAFDIYSDSVSVTTSGRLRYYDDLLRIARAGSPEEQENAFVTCGGDQGVAVAKGNSGLGPLAELFDNRGPSQGRCRPMIKRHLPLSFWTEPIPCCSLISYNSDTPSHSDAHADANTHMHYNALPHHNTLDGTQPDFSDLLANWDPNPELTHTLTENTHMEH from the coding sequence ATGGCGGCCGGCGTCATCAGGAACTTCCTAGTCCAGGCCCCGGCTCTAGACTATTTCCCCTTGATTTTCCAGCACTCTCCATGCAAGGAGGACAAAGAAGAGAAGGCGgtggaaaagacagaagagagggatgatgaagaagaaagagaggaagaagacgaggaggacgaggaggatgaagatgttGCATCTGAAgctcaggaggaagaggaggaatgttTAGAGGAGGTTTTTCTAAACCCGGCTCACGACGCTTTGGATGTGACCAAGCAGCTGCTGAGGTTCGCCGACCTCATCAGTCGTGACGTCCAGCGGTATTTTGGTCGCTGTCCGGGCGATCAAGAAGCTTTTGACATCTACAGCGACTCCGTCTCCGTCACAACCAGCGGACGTCTGCGTTACTATGACGACCTGCTGAGAATTGCGAGAGCAGGAAGTCCAGAGGAGCAAGAAAACGCCTTTGTGACTTGCGGAGGGGATCAAGGAGTGGCGGTTGCTAAGGGCAACAGTGGCTTGGGGCCACTGGCTGAACTGTTCGACAACAGGGGCCCGAGTCAGGGCCGCTGCCGCCCGATGATAAAGAGGCATCTCCCGCTCAGTTTCTGGACCGAGCCGATCCCCTGCTGCTCTCTGATCAGTTACAACAGCGACACGCCTTCGCACAGTGACGCACACGCAGacgctaacacacacatgcactacAACGCGCTCCCACACCACAACACACTCGACGGCACACAGCCTGACTTCAGTGACTTGCTGGCAAACTGGGATCCGAACCCGGAGCTGACTCACACACTGACGGAGAACACACACATGGAGCATTAA